Part of the Vigna unguiculata cultivar IT97K-499-35 chromosome 3, ASM411807v1, whole genome shotgun sequence genome, ttaaaatttcaactcaAAAGAGATACAAGACACCACTGAGATTTAAGCTAATCTTAGAATAACTTATTAACATTAagaatataaaaacaataaactaCGGTGTGTtgttattaaaacattaaatttccCTTTTATTAAAAGTGCACTAACTCTTTTAAGAATCCAACTATGGATCGTGTTATTTTTAACTCATCGGTATATGCTAATAATATTCCCACACCCAAAGTaccatttagtttttttttttctttcttgagatattaattaatttctaaattccATGGCGTTCATTAGCCCTTTGATCTATTTTATGGcaaattttgataataaatttgatgagaggttgaaagaaagaagaagcaaAGTACATTTTTGCAATGTGAACGGTCCCCTACAACCTCATATTCCGACATGGGTCCCACCAATGAGCAATCATTTTATCGAACGACGGCTAACAACCAAGCCACCTTGATCAGTGCCTGAAACATTTGATGTAAAAACGAAAACAAAACATCTTAGAAACAAAGGGTTGTAATATTAAATGGTTGACTTTTACTTTTGGTGACAGTTGCGTCCATCACCAAGCAAATCATGCCATAAAGAAAAGATGAGTGTGGGTTCAATTTTCAGCGTAAAATAACCGAGTAAAACCTCCATTACGCTCGTTCAATGCCTTCATCATTATTATAGTATGGCTTTCGTTAATGGACAAATATCTGTGACAAAGCAGTTTGTCTTCATCACCACTAGTTGACCGCTAAAATGTTTCCGTAcagataaatttttatatccTCAGGTAgcattttatttgttattttcttcGGAAAAATAGTCTATGTGAACTGTCTGAAAGCtccataaaaataagaaaatgaaaaacgtTACAAGAATTAGACAACCCATAATATCTACGAGGAAATGTTCTCTCTGAATCTGACACGTGTCTCGGTTATTTGGGTAGGTTAAACCCAATTTTTCTTACCATGGTGGTTTTAGACTCAGTCATCAGTGCAGAATAATTAAGCTTTCTTCTACTTTTATGCCAAAGTCGGGGAGCAAGAACACAAGACTTGAGTCTTGAGTCCCCCATGGCACCTACCTtgccaaattgaacaaaaagtcAATTTTTGAAGTGTTCTGTTCACATACAAAGAAAAGGGTTTCGTTTCATTTTCACAGATTATGCCCCATGACCGTCACTTCAAGTCGTGCCAAGTCTTTTTAATTATACGATTACTACTTTATGGCTTAATTTTTGGgagttatcttttctttttctttttctatgtGTACATACTACTAGATGAAGTTAAAATCCCAAGTTATTATTCATCagtaaatattcatattaatatctttaaggGTATTTAAGTTTTTGTTCTTCAAACTTATTTCTCCAGAATCTTATTCGTATCCTTAACTAACTGCTAAAATTTAACGTTGTAACTCAGATGTTGGAAATAGTGGGAAACAAAGACACTAAATCAGTTGTGATCACTGGACATTCCATTGGAGGAGCCACTGCGTCTTTGTGCACTCTTTGGCTTCTGTCTTACCTACAGTCCATCTCTTCTTCCTCTGTGTCGATATTGTGCATCACTTTTGGGGCACCATTGCTTGGGAACGAGGCCTTTTCTCAAAGCATTTTCAGAGAAAGATGGGGTGGCAACTTCTGCCACGTGGTGTCAAAGCATGACATAATGCCAAGGTTGCTCTTTGCCCCCATAACCTTTCTCACTACTCAGCTAAATTCCCTGCTACAGTTTTGGCACTTTTCCATGACCTCGGAAGATTTTGGAAAGCTTGCAAATCAGATTTCAGAAAAAGAGAAAGCGAACTTGTTCAATGCTGTGATGGATTACTTGGAAGCAGCATCACAGGAGGAGGGAGAAACATCTGTGCCTATCTTGTTTCACCCTTTTGGGAACTACTTTTTTGTCACAGAAGAAGGAGCAGTGTGTGTGGATAGTCCATCTGCAATCATAAAGATGATGCACTTGATGCTTGCAACTGGTTCTCCAGTTAGTAGCATTGAAGACCACCTGAAGTATGGATACTATGTTAATAAATTGTCTTCACAGACATTGAATCAGGAAATTTCCATGCAGAGGAACATTCCTGACTCGAGCTATGAAGCAGGGCTTGAATTAGCCATCCAGTCTTCTGGCATTGCAAACCAGGTAATTGCAAGATCTTTTAGAGATTTTATGCAAAATGATTCATGCGTGTACCTAACATTTAAAGCTTTCAGTTCACAGATTCAGATTCTATATGATTCAGTTCATAGATTCGGATTCTATATGATTCTATATGATTCAGATTCTTATTGGTGACGCATGAATATTTTTGCTGAACTAGTTATACTGTTATGTAACCAACAGGAATCAGCTATTACATCTGCCAAGGAATGTCTGAAGAAAACAAGGAGAATGGGCCCTTCACCGAATCTGAATGCAGCAACCCTAGCAGTTAGCTTATCCAAGGTGGTACCTCTGAGAGCTCAAATAGAATGGTACAAGAATTGGTGCGAAGAGCAAGACGACCAAATTGGTTACTACGACTCGTTCAAAAGCAGGGACTCTTCCAGCTCCAAAAGAGACATGAAAATCAACATTAACCGTTGCAAGCTTGCAAGGTTTTGGAACAACGTTATTGACATGTTGGAAAGAGGTGAGCTGCCTCATGACTTTGACAAGAGAGCCAAATGGGTCAATGCTTCACACTTCTATAAACTATTGGTTGAGCCACTAGACATTGCTGAGTATTATGGGAAAGGGATGCATAGAGCCAAGGGGCACCATTACATGCAGCACGGTAGAGAGAGAAGATATGAGATTTTTGATAGGTGGTGGAAGGACAGAACTGTTACTACTGCTGCAGAAGAAAACAAGGAGAGGAGCAAGTTTGCGAGTCTTACCCAAGATTCATGCTTTTGGGCTAGAGTGGAAGAAGCTAGGGACTGGTTGAATTGTGTTAGAAGCGAGAGAGACGCTAacaagttggctcttttgtgggataaaattgaaaactttgAGAAGTATGCCATGAATTTAGTTGAAAATAAAGAGGTTTCTTGTGATGTTCTCTTTAAGAACTCAAGTTACAGTATATGGGTGGAGGATTTAAGAGAACTGAAACAACTGAAAGTAAAGGTGCAAAGGCTTCCTCATCAGTTTACTGGTTTTCTAGATGGGGAAGTAGTTCCTTAGTAGGTGATTTGGAATCAATAAGTTTGACTCTTGTAACTGTAATATGTATAAGAACTGTGCTACCTTCTGCAAAATAACTCGTTTTGCTGTTGAGTTATGACTTTTTTTGTACCATTAGGATTTCACTTGAATGCATACATGAGAACAGTGATAAAGAGAAACATTCAAAGGTTGATGACGATCACATAATAGTTAAACAATGACTAACATTAATAGTAGTTACCATGGTTGTCACTGTAAGTTTGTAACATGATTGGTGCTTTCTAATATTAGTACTATAAATACCAGCTTAACCCAAATGCTGATTGAAGTGtggtgaaaatatatttctcttttctttttcgtGTGATTTTGAGTGAGACTATAGTTTccacaaatttaaaatacaccTCATTTGAACAGATTTTgttgaataaatttttaacataaactGTTTATCCCTTCACACCTACATGTTTGGTAGAAACTACTTTTAAGAAATGAATTATTGAACGAAAAAATctttcaaaaagttaaaaatctTACTTTTTAAATGAAGAAAACCAAAGTCAGGTTTTGAGACATGTTGCTTTGCGTGTGCAATTGAGTTGCAATTGTGTTGAGAATGAGAGAGTTGAGAGTGGTTGTTGTGTTGCACTTGAGTACAAGGGTTGTGCTTGCTTGCAGAAGATGACAAAATTTCTTATCAACttcatcttctttatatatacaGTACATGGCGAAAGAGTAATTTGAAGGTGATAATATGATCAATGAATTGAAAGGATGCATGGTCCACCAAAGCTTAAGGGTTCTCTTTAAAGTTGGATCCAAGCACATGATTTCTGCTTTTGCTTGCTTCCTTCGTTTTTTTATCCTCTCTTGATTCTAAGAATACAAGAAAACTAAGGTAGAAAATCAATCAAAAAATGTTAAAccctaatgtttttttttttgagaatattagaaaatatgttatttaaaaattttaaatatgtactAGTATGTTCAATCTTTATGCTTTAAAGAACATATGCTGAATCTACTCTTGCTTATACAATATTTAACTCTTGAATTCTTAGGCTCATTTCATTTTTAAGATCTATTCAATTCCATCTTTTTTGTGTTATAAAAGAGAACCAAAACATTATTTATCCTAAGCTTTATATGTTtttccctttttatttatttatttatttctatatttctttatcccattttcttctttatgaCCATTGAACTATCTTGCTTCCTTGATGTAGGGGATACTTGCTTCTCCCAATACTTCTCTTACatacatgcatatatatgatcATTCCTCTTTTGTGTGGATAATTCCTTAAGAAAGCATATGGAAGatatattaatcatattttacTACATGTAGTAATAACAGTGTTTGAAATTATCTGTTATGAAGTTCCATAATATGTATGTAGATCAAAACTTCATCAGGGTCTTTGATGCACAAATAGTTCGTTCTATTTGTGTAACATGCAACTGTGTATACAACTAAAGCAGAGAAGCTAATACTTTAGGACAAAAAATACTTAACAATACTTTATGAAACTATCTCCAACTTTGATCTTCAAAAGACAGTAACATGAAGCCAATAGCAGCAAGAAGTGTATCTGTGTGACAACAAAAAGCAATGCAACTCCAGCAACAATAAACAGCTGCCAAGAAGTTTATGATCCTCTTGTTGACCTGTTATAATACTGGAAGTTGGACACAAAATCCATGCAGTcccaaattcaaaaatatactGTGTTGTCTTTACCTGtcaaaaaaagaaacattaaaaatccTGACATATAATTCCTCAATTGTAACTATCAATTAATATCATTCTTCCATAGATATCAATGACATATATTTCAAATCTGCTGACATGATATATGTCAGACAAAAAGAAGTAATGCAACAGAGAATTGTATGAACAAAGTAACCTACTAAGCAGTCACATCAAAATGCTGTAATATTTCACAACAGTAATTGACAGCATAGTGCATTGGTTGCAGAGCATGCTATCAACTTTTCATGTCCAGATATTTAAACATATTTCCACCTCTTTTAATTTTCAGTATTCTGTTGATCTTTATTGTCAATGAAGATGCTAATGCAATAACAGCTGTCAATTAATGTAACatctataatagaaaaataagtgCCACACTTAAAATGTTACTGAATTCCATAGGAAAGATAATTTTATATGCCTACAAAGGTGAggaatcttaaaaaatataaaagttctaGGAGATCAGAATTCCGATTTCTTTCAGACactatacaaaaaaaaaaaagaaaaagagacaGAGAGTTAGCAATTACAGCAGTGACCCTAACCACATTTCTTGTTTTCCATAATCACAAATAAACTTTGTTTTTTACTAAGTTCTGTAATCATACTAACATCTCTATATGCTAACCATAAGAAAGGTTTCTGCAACTAAGTTTATAGAAGTTCCCAAACTGAATAGAGACACTTACTAGGGAGTCATAAATACAGTTGTGTTAGGACTTCAAATAACATGACCAAAAATATCCCAAATCCCAACTAACAGGAATTGTTTATCACCAATCCATATGTCATTATAACTGAAACTTGTGTGCTAAATGTTTCTTCACAGATACATCAAAATTATTGAAAGTAATCATGAAAATAGGTGTGACATCTATTAATCTGCATGAAACAATGAATCTTTTATCACTATGGTAAAACATCATGAAGCAAGGAGCATGATTTGGGgggaaatttgaaatataaaagcaAAGTGAGATGTGATGGTAATGTCAAACCTTGGTGAAGGAGAGGAAGTGGAAGCACTAGGAAAGCCTGTAAAGACATTTGAGTAGGACTTGgtcaaataagaaaaattgttgatgggaGGAAGAGAGGGtactctctctcctttcttcaaAAGTTCTTGCAAGTCAAGTCTTTGCAAAGTGAAGACAGCCCTAGTGTCCTTCCAAACAAAGGCAAGGACACCATTTTCAAATACAAAGAGGGAACCAGGCTTTGATCCAGGGTATCTGAACCCATAACCATTTGAAATACCCTCTCCTTTGAAAGCATGTTTGATATCCACTGACAAGGTGTCTCTATTGGAGTCCCAGGGAAAGGAATCAGATGAAGGGTCATTGATATCCACTATAAACATTGCTGAACCATTAGGATGCAACACATAGTGAGTGCCTTCAAGGATTTTTGTTGCAATAAGAAGCTTTTGTTCTTGGGACTCCTCATAAGAGAGCAGAACAAAGAATAGAGCCTTTCCTGGCTTGTCTTCAGAAGGTTTTCCTGGAGGCCAACCAAAAGTTCCTCCCCACAAACCTGCATAAATTTGATCTGCTGAGGGAACTTGCAAGGGCATCTTGAAAAGTGCAAACCAACTATCAGGCATATTTGGCCATGCACGATAAGAAGATAATTTCACAGTTGATGCCTTCAATGTTAGCCCTATTGCATTACTAGACCTAAGAAAATCTTCAAGCCGTGCATGCTTCATCTCACGTCTTGAAGTAAACTTGTCGAAAATTGCATGACTTTCATTAACTGAACTAGATTTTCTGAGGATCTGCTTAAAGCCACCCCAGAAATATCCACCAAGACTTTTCTTCTTGGTGCATTGTATGTGACCATTCTCCTTGTTCAAAAGATCAGACAAATCCTTGGACCAGTTACAACTCTTTCGTATGTCATCCTGCTCTAATTGCAATGCACTCTCTGCCCCTTGAGAACTTTCTTCATTCTCAATCCGACCACTACCATGGCTGCACATTTGACAAAGAATTGCTCTTCTTTCCTTCAAAAGCACCAAATCTTTCTGAAAGTTGTCACAGTCATCTCTCACCACAGGAAACAATGGTCCAGCAGCCATACCAGGAACCTCTTGTCGAATTAGGCCGATGGTGACCTCAAGCAACTTTCTTCTATCACTAAAACCCAACTTGCTGAAGGGAACTGTTGCCTCAGCATTTCCACAATCTCTTTGTAACCTAGAGATCTCACTGTTTGACCTACACGCCTTTCCTGATATCATCTCACAATTtgtactactactactactaccaCCATAATCTTGTTCCCTAGCTTCAATCTCAAGCAACAGCACATTGCAAGACTCATCTATATACTTGACAGAACCAGGATGAACATAGTCTGTCTCCTCTTCCCTTCCATGGAGGAAAAACATGGTTGAACCATCAAAATCACCAATAACTTCAAACACAGATGACCATTGGATAGGACCATCTTGAATCCCCAAATGACCAAGCTCCTGAGGAATTATCCGACACCCGACAACCGAAACAAAACCAGGCATGACATAGACGAGGTTACCAAGCTCAGGGTTCTGATGAACCCATATTCCAAGCAACGGTTTAACCCTCAAAAGGAAACGGCAAAGAGCCTTGTAAGACGACACACCCTCCCTCCACTCAACAAGGTCCACGTGGGGCACCACACCCACCTTGTCGCACTGAGTGAGCCACACTTTTTCAGAAGATGCAACGTCATGGAGACTCTTGCAGCAGAGACTGAGATTGCACACGTCTCTGGGCAAGAGGAACCGCGACACCATGCCGAACAAATCATCGGGTAGGCACAGGAGCAAGCTTGGATCACAAGACATAATGGAATGGACCCAATTCGACCCAGAtaaaatttgatagaaaagagATGAACTTTAAGCGCGAGTGTGAGCTACACACAGAAATTGTGAATCTCCCAACCCAAATGATCTTCAACTATTGAGTCTAAGTATAAGTCTACGAAATGTTGAATGAAAGAGACGCATACCTACCTGAAGTGAATTGGGTTGTTACGGTGTGTGAAATTCTGAGATTGTGAAACGCGTTTTGGGTGGTTGTTGTCGAAAACAAACAGAGAATTCCAATTGAGCGCAGAGTCAGCGATAAATTCATGGAAAAGAAAGTGGTTAAGTGAGTCAAGTCAACCCATTTAACTCAAAATGTGTATAACACAACACAAAACAGTATTCTTCTTCTGTTGTGTAGCGTGTCATTGAAACAGAACAGTAACTCTAACATAGTTATTGGTCTAATACGTgttttttccattcttttttaGTCATTatctcatttttaataaatttatattttaaaaaatttccatacaaaattttgaattttttttctagtttcataaatattttattacagagaataaattaaaaatagaaataaaaggaCCATTAGTATGTATAATCCACGTAAAATGTTTggtttataaaactaaaataggCTTAGATGTATAAATGATAGAAAGTTAAGGAACAAAgtaaataattcatataaatgaaatttaattacaaatttatatgCATGATCTTGATGTCCAATTGGTAGCTTGACGAGGTAAAACTTCTTTTACAAtacatagaaattaaataaagaaaaaccttaaaaaacaATTCACTTGGGAAAAATCCTCTCGTTTGTTAATAATAGTTCTTAAGCATAAACAAGCTTCGATAAAAATactctttaaaaaataattcctaGAAATATTTCCcttgaatataaataattattctaattt contains:
- the LOC114178120 gene encoding F-box protein At5g39450-like, with the translated sequence MSCDPSLLLCLPDDLFGMVSRFLLPRDVCNLSLCCKSLHDVASSEKVWLTQCDKVGVVPHVDLVEWREGVSSYKALCRFLLRVKPLLGIWVHQNPELGNLVYVMPGFVSVVGCRIIPQELGHLGIQDGPIQWSSVFEVIGDFDGSTMFFLHGREEETDYVHPGSVKYIDESCNVLLLEIEAREQDYGGSSSSSTNCEMISGKACRSNSEISRLQRDCGNAEATVPFSKLGFSDRRKLLEVTIGLIRQEVPGMAAGPLFPVVRDDCDNFQKDLVLLKERRAILCQMCSHGSGRIENEESSQGAESALQLEQDDIRKSCNWSKDLSDLLNKENGHIQCTKKKSLGGYFWGGFKQILRKSSSVNESHAIFDKFTSRREMKHARLEDFLRSSNAIGLTLKASTVKLSSYRAWPNMPDSWFALFKMPLQVPSADQIYAGLWGGTFGWPPGKPSEDKPGKALFFVLLSYEESQEQKLLIATKILEGTHYVLHPNGSAMFIVDINDPSSDSFPWDSNRDTLSVDIKHAFKGEGISNGYGFRYPGSKPGSLFVFENGVLAFVWKDTRAVFTLQRLDLQELLKKGERVPSLPPINNFSYLTKSYSNVFTGFPSASTSSPSPR
- the LOC114177514 gene encoding lipase-like PAD4, which translates into the protein MEKVAIQGVLRSNHSKFQSPQDSNVRNIEEKNHYSMGMASNEASPFESRQMLASFISSTPLLSDSWRLCNQANAAPFRTFVADRVGASVYVAFSGVQMPGASDPNWRDLVPLHSIGGVPLFSPRRSREAEEPVMVHAAMLNLFLSLFNSFQNQMLEIVGNKDTKSVVITGHSIGGATASLCTLWLLSYLQSISSSSVSILCITFGAPLLGNEAFSQSIFRERWGGNFCHVVSKHDIMPRLLFAPITFLTTQLNSLLQFWHFSMTSEDFGKLANQISEKEKANLFNAVMDYLEAASQEEGETSVPILFHPFGNYFFVTEEGAVCVDSPSAIIKMMHLMLATGSPVSSIEDHLKYGYYVNKLSSQTLNQEISMQRNIPDSSYEAGLELAIQSSGIANQESAITSAKECLKKTRRMGPSPNLNAATLAVSLSKVVPLRAQIEWYKNWCEEQDDQIGYYDSFKSRDSSSSKRDMKININRCKLARFWNNVIDMLERGELPHDFDKRAKWVNASHFYKLLVEPLDIAEYYGKGMHRAKGHHYMQHGRERRYEIFDRWWKDRTVTTAAEENKERSKFASLTQDSCFWARVEEARDWLNCVRSERDANKLALLWDKIENFEKYAMNLVENKEVSCDVLFKNSSYSIWVEDLRELKQLKVKVQRLPHQFTGFLDGEVVP